In the Apteryx mantelli isolate bAptMan1 chromosome 1, bAptMan1.hap1, whole genome shotgun sequence genome, one interval contains:
- the LOC106500468 gene encoding gap junction beta-6 protein: protein MDWGALQTILGGVNKHSTSIGKIWLTVLFIFRIMILVVAAERVWGDEQDDFICNTLQPGCKNVCYDHFFPISHIRLWALQLIFVSTPALLVAMHVAYRRHEKKRQFRKGDQKCEYKDIEEIRTQKFRIEGSLWWTYTSSIFFRLVFEAVFMYAFYFMYDGFRMPRLMKCSAWPCPNTVDCFVSRPTEKTVFTIFMIAVSSICILLNVAELCYLLAKFILKRSRRAGNPKHHPNHENKEETKQNEMNELISDSCQNTVTGFSSS, encoded by the coding sequence ATGGATTGGGGAGCTCTGCAAACCATCTTAGGAGGCGTAAATAAACACTCCACCAGTATTGGGAAGATATGGCTCACAGTCCTGTTCATCTTCCGTATCATGATCCTTGTAGTGGCTGCAGAGAGAGTCTGGGGAGATGAACAAGATGATTTCATCTGCAACACTCTGCAACCTGGGTGCAAAAATGTTTGCTATGatcattttttccccatctctcaCATCAGACTCTGGGCCCTGCAGCTGATCTTTGTTTCTACACCTGCACTGCTGGTGGCCATGCACGTGGCTTACAGAAGGCATGAGAAGAAAAGGCAGTTCAGAAAGGGAGATCAGAAATGCGAATATAAAGACATTGAAGAAATCAGAACACAAAAGTTTCGTATTGAGGGCTCCTTGTGGTGGACATACACCAGCAGCATCTTCTTCAGACTGGTCTTTGAAGCGGTCTTCATGTATGCGTTTTACTTCATGTACGATGGGTTCCGAATGCCTCGCTTAATGAAATGTAGTGCTTGGCCCTGCCCCAACACAGTAGACTGCTTTGTTTCTCGACCTACTGAAAAGACAGTGTTTACTATTTTCATGATTGCTGTGTCCAGTATTTGCATTCTGTTAAATGTGGCTGAATTATGTTACTTGTTGGCAAAATTCATCCTCAAAAGGTCTAGAAGGGCTGGAAATCCAAAACATCACCCCAACCATGAGAATAAAGAAGAaaccaaacaaaatgaaatgaatgagTTAATATCTGATAGCTGTCAGAACACAGTCACAGGATTTTCAAGTAGCTAA